The following are encoded in a window of Manihot esculenta cultivar AM560-2 chromosome 8, M.esculenta_v8, whole genome shotgun sequence genomic DNA:
- the LOC110619954 gene encoding protein YIPF1 homolog isoform X2 has product MMSGNYTSIDNQKVSGPVPSVPDPDHISVKFAESNLQTFPPSEHGKISGGSYPPRDADDTFSKPVSGSEESQHGGWLRMFTVAAYKPYFDVDTTDVLERIRDSLFPFRGTFSEKTAENPDLYGPFWICTTLIFVAASIGTFVTYISHKLQNKEWDYDINLVTWSAGVFYGYVTIVPLGLYVILKYFSAPSGLVQLFCLYGYSLFIFIPALCLSIIPLEIFRWVIAGVAGFMSATFLALNLRAHIKSAGERWFLIVASIFLLQLALSVVLKLYLFTVSV; this is encoded by the exons ATGATGTCAGGCAATTATACTAGTATTGATAACCAGAAGGTCTCGGGACCTGTACCT TCGGTCCCAGATCCAGACCACATCTCTGTCAAATTCGCAG AATCGAATTTACAGACGTTTCCTCCAAGTGAGCATGGGAAAATCTCTGGTGGATCATACCCTCCTCGTGATGCTGATG ATACATTTTCAAAACCTGTTTCTGGTTCTGAGGAATCTCAGCATGGTGGTTGGTTGCGGATGTTCACAGTTGCTGCATATAAGCCATATTTTGATGTAGACACTACAGATGTTTTGGAGAGGATCAGAGATTCACTTTTCCCCTTCAGAGGAACATTCTCCGAGAAAACTGCTGAAAACCCAGATTT GTATGGACCATTCTGGATATGCACTACCCTAATTTTTGTGGCAGCTTCAATTGGCACTTTCGTTACCTATATATCTCACAAACTACAAAATAAAGAATGGGACTATGACATAAATCTGGTGACTTGGTCTGCTGGTGTGTTCTATGGATATGTCACCATTGTTCCTCTTGGATTATATGTAATCCTCAAGTACTTTTCAGCACCATCTGGCCTTGTTCAGCTGTTTTGTCTCTATGGATACTCCCTATTTATCTTTATTCCAGCATTG TGTCTCTCCATTATTCCGTTGGAAATTTTCAGGTGGGTGATTGCCGGTGTGGCTGGCTTTATGTCAGCAACCTTTTTGGCACTTAATCTACGAGCCCATATCAAATCTGCAGGTGAAAGGTGGTTTTTGATAGTAGCTAGCATCTTTCTATTGCAGCTTGCTCTCTCTGTGGTTTTGAAACTCTATTTGTTTACTGTTTCAGTTTAG
- the LOC110619954 gene encoding protein YIPF1 homolog isoform X1, with amino-acid sequence MMSGNYTSIDNQKVSGPVPSVPDPDHISVKFAESNLQTFPPSEHGKISGGSYPPRDADGIADTFSKPVSGSEESQHGGWLRMFTVAAYKPYFDVDTTDVLERIRDSLFPFRGTFSEKTAENPDLYGPFWICTTLIFVAASIGTFVTYISHKLQNKEWDYDINLVTWSAGVFYGYVTIVPLGLYVILKYFSAPSGLVQLFCLYGYSLFIFIPALCLSIIPLEIFRWVIAGVAGFMSATFLALNLRAHIKSAGERWFLIVASIFLLQLALSVVLKLYLFTVSV; translated from the exons ATGATGTCAGGCAATTATACTAGTATTGATAACCAGAAGGTCTCGGGACCTGTACCT TCGGTCCCAGATCCAGACCACATCTCTGTCAAATTCGCAG AATCGAATTTACAGACGTTTCCTCCAAGTGAGCATGGGAAAATCTCTGGTGGATCATACCCTCCTCGTGATGCTGATGGCAT TGCAGATACATTTTCAAAACCTGTTTCTGGTTCTGAGGAATCTCAGCATGGTGGTTGGTTGCGGATGTTCACAGTTGCTGCATATAAGCCATATTTTGATGTAGACACTACAGATGTTTTGGAGAGGATCAGAGATTCACTTTTCCCCTTCAGAGGAACATTCTCCGAGAAAACTGCTGAAAACCCAGATTT GTATGGACCATTCTGGATATGCACTACCCTAATTTTTGTGGCAGCTTCAATTGGCACTTTCGTTACCTATATATCTCACAAACTACAAAATAAAGAATGGGACTATGACATAAATCTGGTGACTTGGTCTGCTGGTGTGTTCTATGGATATGTCACCATTGTTCCTCTTGGATTATATGTAATCCTCAAGTACTTTTCAGCACCATCTGGCCTTGTTCAGCTGTTTTGTCTCTATGGATACTCCCTATTTATCTTTATTCCAGCATTG TGTCTCTCCATTATTCCGTTGGAAATTTTCAGGTGGGTGATTGCCGGTGTGGCTGGCTTTATGTCAGCAACCTTTTTGGCACTTAATCTACGAGCCCATATCAAATCTGCAGGTGAAAGGTGGTTTTTGATAGTAGCTAGCATCTTTCTATTGCAGCTTGCTCTCTCTGTGGTTTTGAAACTCTATTTGTTTACTGTTTCAGTTTAG